CCCTGCTTGAGCTCCTTTCATAAGCAGCATgtcacaagcaggcagagaagtACATGCTCAAGGACCCCTAGCCTGAAACAGGCACGGCTAGTGGAACACCAGAATCTGCAGCCGCTGGTCAAATTCCACGGAAGGGCCACAGGGATAACGCCAACAAAGGAAGCCTAGCACTTGGACACGAGACTGCGAAGGAGATCCTGAAGACCTAAAGGGCGATAAAAGGAATCCAAAGGAAGAGGCCAGGACAAGCATAGCTAAGGAACCAGCAGAAGCACATGTCCCTGGTTGGAAGACAGACTTCAGGATTCAGATGAAAGGAGCTAAGTTCCTAGCATGaccaaggagaaaataaagatgtgGGCAAGCATATCGTGGTAAAATCCCTGATTTCCACCAGCAGTATGAAATATAAGCACTAACTAGTACTGACAGATCCTTCTGTGCCGGAGTCTAGCTCCAGACGGGGTGGGTCTCTCataggaaaggacggcgtcggcgaatgaggagacacagacacaggatcaggttgcaagcatctcctcctgacagcctcggaggaactttatttatatgttaggatatttctgtttttccaaatcttagatcattttctggattacagccatagccttctttcatttttcctttgtaatgattaacatgacctttattgatttctgcttattggctttcgctaaaactaaaaaacagtacgcaaagagaaaggtgctagacagagcgtgaccgttttgttattttgttctatagaaactaattcttcatgGAATTAATTCCATGaagaattagtttcattatgattgcttagataggcgtaactaaggtgagtagtcactttatcatgaaaccccagaaatattcccacaattttAAAGActgccataaataaaatgaaaaagaatagcaggagccagcccagaaatattcccacaattataaagattgccataaacaaaatgaaagagaatagcaggagccagctgtggagtctcctgttttcaggatcgtcccccatacttggactttgtcaaacagcatgagtagcttggctcgcgccacTTCTGTGATCCTTCATGTGGTCAAAGCAACAAAAGCATGGGCTTACTTTTCCCTGGGCTCCTCCAGCAAGCCCTCCAAGGGCGTGGGCTTCAGGACAGCACAGCTAGCACAGGGCTCCCGTTTTCCATCTCCAAGATccacttcctctcctctttcttttggCTTCTCAGTTGGTTCCTCCcccttttctggtttcttaagAAGCTAAAAAATTATAGTATCAGTAAAATATCACTTTTGGaggattttataaatgaagttgtttaataataaattaaaaatataaaacaacattGAGCACAAATGTTTGGATAGCAAAAAATGTAAGGAAAGGTGCAGCAACCAGGTTTTTGGTTAAATACCAAGGGGAACATTCAGTCCATGAAAGACGATAGTTATGAACAACGATTTAGAACAGTTGAtgtgatgagatttttttttttttttccaaagagagaCAAagtaagagaaggaacacaagcaggggtagtgggagagggagaagcaggctccccactgagcagagagccggatgcgggcctcgatcccaggaccctgggatcatgacctgagctgaaggcagacacttaacgactgagccacctaggcgcccctgatgaAATGTTCTTATTGACGAATAAATGACCTGGTCTCTATATctttacacacagagaaaaacatcTAAAAGACTGGCGACACTGTTAATAGTGATGATTTTCAGGTGGTGGAACTGAAAtgatcttctttccttttgtcaCCAAGTTCTAgttttctctaaaatgaagaaGTACTGCTTttgtaatatgtaaaaatatattgtttaaaatgttgctttatggggcgcctgggtggctcagtcgttaggcatctgccttcagttcaggtcatggtcccggggtcctgggatcgagccctccatcaggctccctgctccacgggaagcctgcttctccctctcccactccccctgcttgtgttccctctctcgctgtgtctctctctgtcaaataaataaataaaatctttaaaaaaaacaaaataaataaaataaaatgttgctttATATTGATGACCTTTAGAATAAACTTTTTGAAAGCACATCTTACTCTTTCTTGAATCAGCCTGAGCAAGTTGCTGTCTTCAAATTTGGGCCTTCCCCCCCCACCAATCTCTGCACAGTTTACTCTTTGAAATTCAAGTGCCACAGGTAAGTCagtttataaaacaaaagtagAAGGTATACTTCTGAGAATTTTTTCTAACTTATAAAAGTGAACCAATTTTAAATTGTACTATAGCAAAATTATACACAGATAAATTTCAACTATATGAGTTAATTTAAGAATGAAACAGATAAAAGACTGAGTATGAAAAGTTGCTTCTCATCACAGGTGTGCACTATGTTACCTTACATACTCTTATTCTGCCTGTGGGGTCTGTGAATTTAAACAATTCCTTTCAGATATCTATTGACATTTATGTtttaaggtcttatttatttatttgacagagagcacacatacaaggaggggggagtggcaggcagagacagagggagaagcaggctccccgctgagcagggagcaggtaCTTGGGGCTCGTTCTAGGACCCTGGGaacgtgacctgagccaaaggcagacactcaaccgactcagccacccaggtgtcccaacatattttttaattaaaaaggtaATATATGCTGGTAATAAAAGTAAACCACAGGGAAGTATAATAGTTTGTGTTTCCACCCATCCACCCAACAAATAATTTTGTGCACCTCTGAACTGTTTTTACTTGCAATACTTCTGAAACCAAATGTGTGGTGTCCTTTCCAACACCACTTCTCCAAACCTCCAACACAGACTGGGTGTCCTACAAATCCGTTCGGTTTTGACACTAGCTAGCTGGAATTAATGTCAGATTGCACAAAActgtccccacttcagatgcctgAAGCTACCCATGGCCTCAGCCACCTGTCACCTCACTGGCATATAGACACTCTTATCACTCCAGAGCCTGCAAGGATTTTAGGAGCTACGTGCCAGGAACCGGGGGAAAAAGACTCTGTGTCAGGTGCTAGGAATATAGTTGTGAATGAGAGACAAGTGCCCACAATGAAGGCATTCACAGGACATTCTAGCTGGGGCAGTGGTGGCCATGGGGGGCCCGGGGAAGGGGAGTAAGCAGtgacaaaatagaaaaagtgAACCAGATAATCTTAGGTGTCATGAAATGCTAAACACctactaaaacagaaaaaacGGACAGACAAGAGATGTGGGGTAAGGAGTGATGGCTTCTCAAGGGGTTCAGGGAGGGTCTCTCTGTGGAGATAAAACATGATGAGGAAACACTTATGAGAAGACATAAGTCATGGGAGAAAGCTCCCTGTGGAAGGAAGCAAGCAGAGGCCTAGGGTGAGATCAGATTGGCAAAGGGAGGAAGAGatagggagggaggagacagggagggggcagggaagagggagggagggggaagggggaaagaaggtgagagggaaggaggagggaggggggaggagccaGGCCCAGGAGGCAGCAGAAGCAAGTGCCAGCCaacacatttttaataagctttgTGAAAAAGATCACACAACTTTGTTAAGAATGTAATCTATTGCCTACAATTTGTATATTCACGAATTTTCCTAACTTCCTACTTCAACTCAAGCTCATTACCTAGTTTTAGAGTcctcagaggaaaataaaaacagctggGTTGCTCTTATATCATAGTTTTTATTGGTAAAAATAGccatgagggggcgcctgggtggctcagtcattaagagccttcggctcaggcaggtcatgatcccagggtcctgggatcgagccccgcatcgggctccctgatcggcagggaagcctgcttctccctctcccactccccctgcttgtgttccctctcgcgctgtgtctctgtcaaataaataaataaaatctttaaaaaaaaaaaaaaaaaaggaaccagcaTGCAATCTTCTGTATCACACATTCCCCTCCCCATCATAAGGAATGAGGAAGCAAATGCCAAGGTGAAGCCTCCATCAATGGGTCACTGGATGGCAATGGTGAGCAGCGTACAATGGCCATGGAATACCAACAACAGACTCTAGTTATGTGAACTGGTGAGGTGTGAGGCTGTTACTGCAGCAAACCCAGCCAGGCCTGATGGATACACACAGTAGTGTGTTTTTATAGGAATTTTGTTAAGAAATTGTTCCCTCCAGCTAGTGAGCCCCATGTGACCACCTATAAGGAGAAACTGATTTAGAAGTAAAGGCCTAGAAAAAGCTTTGCCTCCCTTGAAGAAACGCAATGTTTTCTCCTCATGGATAATGAAACTATGTTTCTGATCAAGCATATCAGAAACTAATCTatgatggataaagatgtggtatgtatacacaatagaatattacgcagccatcaaaaagaacgaaatcttgccatctgcaacaacgtggatggaactagagggtattatgctaagcgaagtaagtcaatcagagaaaagcaattatcatatgatctcactgatatgtggaatttaagaaacaaaacagaggatcataggggaagggagggaaaactaaaataaagatgaaatcagagagggagacaaaccataagagactcttaaccacaggaaacaaactgacaatTGCTGGAGgcgagggggggtggggggatggggtggctgggtgatgggcattaaggaggacacgtgatgcaatgagcattgggtattacgTAGACTGAcgagtcactgaactctacctctgaaactaataatttactatatgttaattaattcaatttaaattaaaaacatatatatatatacaaaggaactAATCTATGGCTCAATTATGGCGGCTCTGACCTCTTCCCCATCCTCTCCCTTTCTACTCTATCTTCCTCCAAAtcctgatcttttttctttttatgatacaATTTCAATTAATCTCTCAAAGTACTTCAAAGCCTTCGTGGAATGAGGGAAGATACATATGAGGTTGAAATCTAGGTTTGATAAGGTCATCCGAACAGATACTAACACGGAAGGACTGACTCACACTGGAGCACCCTATTTTACACGGGGAAGAACTCCTTCTGTGCATTAACCCACCCTTCTAAATGAATACATCAGTCAAAGGAGAAACTGGGCAAGAGATTTAGAAACCACTGCtgctactgtaaaaaaaaaaaaaaaaaaggtaaaacccAGTTCCAGGAGTGAGCCTTCATCTAGAAAGGCCAGTATACACCAAGCCACTGGTTTCTAAATGTGTACATTTTGGTCAGGGAGTCTTTTCTCTAAAGGAAAATGTAAGCAGAAGCCCAATCTGTGACAAGCAGTGTGGGGTTCCTCTGGGTGAAGTGCTGCCATCACACCCAGGAggctgggccccctcccccacagtatGCCCAAGGAACCCCCAGGGATCAGGGATCACAGTTTGAGAACCCCTGCTGCACTGCAGAGAAATGGAACCATAATAACAAAAGACTAGGCTAACTAAAAATGTCCTTACAAGTTGGAAGAGCTAAATACGTAAAAGGCACGACTTATAGCAGAACTAGCTTTGGAAAAAAGACATGAACTGTCTCCTCAAAATTACCTTAATCCTTACTTCTCTCTCAGCAGCTCTcttctgtctgtctgcctctttcctcttacacctctcctcttctctcttctttcttttttcttcttcccgtAAACGCttcttctccagctccctcctccttcGCTCTTCTCGCTTCTCTTCTCGAATCCTCTAGAGACATGGAAAAGCATGTGTATAAATTATCTGTGTGGACGTGGGAGGGACAGGAAGGATACTCATCAGGTAAAAGGGCAAACCTACCTGCTtctctaattttctatttctaatataTTCCAAAAGAGGTGTGGTTCTTCTAGCTAAAACACAAAAATTGTAATGTAGTATTTAACTCTAAAAtaagatttctttccttcatttcaaaTAGTTGTTTCCAATTTAATCTTAAATAATTTGGCTGGcacagtcggaagagcatgcaactcttgatcttggggttgtaaattcgagccccacgctgggtgtagagattacttaaaaataaaatcttacaaataaataaatacacaaaacttAGATGAGCATACATTGTATTTGGGGGAGTTCCTATTCCATCACTATAAAGTCAAGTAATTTGGAGGCACTGACAACTCTACAAATAGTAGGCAATGAATTCCTGATTCTCAAGGGAGTCTTCATATTACAAAGCAgctataaaagcaaaaaagaaaagtgagtacGACGCATTAGACTTCCCGAACGTTATGAGTATCTTCCCATttttgcagatattttaaaacattacgCAACACTGTTATAGATTCACTTTGATTCAACACATATTCtggaaatttcttccttttctgctctCTAGACAATGATGTTAAACAATGTAGATTCTTGTAATTTCTTATCATATACACTCCACAAACCAGAATAACCAGATGTAAAAGTTTAGACAATGACCCCACAGGGCACTTCATCTAAGCAGCACTAACCACCCAGGAATGAACCTCTCTGTAAACTTAAACTCAATCCTCAGCTTTCATGCCCCAGAAGTGTCTGATCTGACCTGGAATTTGGTGCCCAAATATGGCAGGCCTCAAGGCAGCCTCTCAGGGGGACTGCTTCTAAGAAATATGTATTCCCCATGTCAGTGGCTGACGATGCAGGGGGGAAAGTGGATGATGGTGTGGATCTACTCCACAGCTCTTTCAAAACCTAAGATTAAATGGGGGGAAGGAAGAATCCCTGGACGCACTTGAAGACTTGCCATGACATTTCCCGAATTCTGAGAATCAGGAATTTTAGAAGAGAGCCCCTGGCAGGGATTCTTAATTTGGAATTAAGGACTCCTGAACACCCCGACATAATGTGTCAAATGGCTTCTGCCAGGAAAGCTCAGCCCCAGATTTAGGGCTGGGCAAATGTGCTCATTTCCTCACAGGTGCAGGGGCCAAGAAGAGCCCATTCCCTCCCTGGGTGGCTCCTATGTTAATCATGAACTCTGGCTCAGGATGAGCACAGCTGATGCCCTCTGTAACAGGCCGTTGCCTCAAATTAGGGAGGACTCTTGCTCTGCACCGTGGGAGTTTTGCACTAGTGAGCAAAGAGCAGGATCAAGACCTCCCTGGGTGGGTGGAGGAGCTGACAAGACCCCACccaccttctctcttctccaacaAAATACCTGCCTCGTTACCCCAAAGGATCAATGTGAAAGGTAAATGAGACCCTGTATTAGAAAGTGCtttacagggacgcctgggtggctcagtcggttaagtggctgccttcggcccgggtcatgatgccaggttcctgggatcgagtcccacatcgggctcctcgctcagcagggagcctgcttctccctctctctccctctgcttgtgctcgctctctcaaataaataaaatctttaaaaaaaaaaaaaagaaaaagaaagaaagtgctttACAAACCATAAAAGTGTATCATTTGTTAAACAGAAGGTGCATGGCCATGTAATGTAACACGAATTTCACCAACAGCCTGTTACCACTTACAGACAGCTGCTGCATCCTGGGCACTGTCACAACCACCTGGGAGGAAACAGGGATGCTAAGTCTCAGGGGTGGAAGCtgagcccaggtctgtctgctCTACAGACCCTGCTATGCCACTGCACTAACCTGCAACTACAGAGGgaattaatatttccatttaacCCTCACTGCTCAGACTAGATCACAGAACCCACGAAAGGCCaaattctaagaaaagaaaaaggcaacttgCTTCGAATTGCCGGATTAAGATCCAAACTTAGATGGGCAGAAACTGGATCACAGGAACAAAGCTCCACAGCTTCATCCTGGGCTACTAGATTGTGAATCacacttactcattccataaaaCACTACAATGCACCTACTGTGCACCAGATACCGGGCAAGGGGCTGGGATGGGAGAGGATGTCCCTCTGGTGTGGGAGGGTGGCTGGAGCCAGCTGGATGGTGTGTGTCTGGCCACCAAGGACTATCTCAAAACTGCCCACAAGTGGAAGACCCTGGTCCTTTTCTGTGGCTATCCAGTACAAGAGCATTTACAGcaaagagggaagggggcagggggcaagtcctacaaataatttctaatttgcttccttttttagCTCTTCTTAAATTTAACATGTTCTACAGTGGATCTCAATTCGCTTCCAGTAATGTTTCTTCCCCAGTCTGCCCCACGTCAGTAATGGTGCCTCCACTTATTGATCTGTTTGAGTCAAACTCCTGGAGGCCTggattctttttgtttcctttcttcccacacCCAATCTGCCAGAGCATATGCAGACTCTGCAGCTAGCAATCCATCGTGTACAGAGCAATGTGCATGGAGTGATGAGGAAAACTAATCAGGCCACATCACTCCCTCAGCGGTCTCCAGCTTTCTCTCGAACAAACTCCAAACCTCTTACCCACCTGCCTCTCCAGCCACTCTGCCCCGGGCCCACCATGTACCAACCACACAGGCATACATCCTGTTCCTACAGGCCCACAGCTCAGCTTCCAGCTCTTGTCTCTAGTCCCTTCTTCTTTCATGTCTTAGCACGCCTGCTCTCAGAGGGCCTTGCCCTCCCAGGACTGTTTCATCATACTGTGCCACTGATCACATAGACATGCCCTGGCTTAAAGCCTGATTATTGCTGCAGGTGTTTACTATACTCTTCCCCACGAGCAGGACAGATACATGACAGCAGAGGCCTCACGTGTCCCATTCATGTTCACTCCACACACCTAGGCTGAGTCGGTACCCACTCAATGTGTGCAGATCAAAAACGAGCACATGCTTGCTAAGCacatctttataaatatttactttagtGATTAAAAAATCCTTTGAGCTACACATTAAATCAGCTACTGTGAACAAATAACTGTAACCAAAAGCTCTGGTGCTCTCCCTCAGAAATATTTTCCCAGGTTGCCATATTTTTGTTACAACTGGAAAACACTCTACATCCCTGCTAAGCCTGTCACAagtgtgaatttttaaataatcgtaaaagagaaacaaatacataTCTCAATCaagtaaagagaagaaataagcaaACAGACCAATAAGTTCTCTTGTCTTTGCCTCTATGTCTCCCAAAAGAGTTTCGGGATTGGCATTAGGTTTCTCTTCCTCCACACAGTAAGTTTCCAAAAACTTCTTATATTCTGGatctgtaaattaaaaaagaaaaaaagaaaaacatgctcCTCCCCACATATGGGAGAGGAATTATATTTGATCGGTGTATTTAATTTGGCAGTTTCATAATCTAGCCTCTGTAAAGGTACTCACCGTCTTCAATGCTTCCAGTTTTggcatcttttttctttagtttctttttggcTATCTTCTGGAATGGGGCAAACTCTACCACTGCAGGATATTCTAGGCCtttaacagaaaacaaattgcaAAAACCATTCTAAAATTCCACTatattcattttggaaaataatgatttagctttctttttttctttctctttgtagggggagaggcagagggagagggagagagagtcttaagcaagctccacacccagcagagcCCCAGCGGGgatcaatcccatgaccctgagatcacgacctgagccaaaaccaagagtgagttgctcaaccaactgaggtgCCCCATGATCTAGGTTTCTTAAAAATTGACCATTACATTACCgtttaaactattattttcaaGCACCTGCAAACTTAGCATGTCAAACTCCAGATCGGAACAAAGGAAGAGCacttaaagaaaatgatttctcatGTTGCAGTAGTGGCTACATAACTGAATGCATTCAAAATTCATCAAGATGCACACCTTAAAATGTCAATAAACCCTTCTCTCCCTCACTGAAGAGTTTATCATGGAATACCTTTAAATAGGTGCctcagtcacattttttttttttttaattttaaaaggttgtTTCAATGATCAATCTGTTATATGAGTTCAAGGGAATTAGTATGCTTAGAAGAGACACTTGGCTAAAAGAGGGGCCTCAGAAGGCATGCACAATACTCAGACAGGGTTGGCTTCAAACAAAAAAGTTTAGAACAAAAGCCACGAGAAACTGACTCAGTCATTatgtgcggggtggggggggttgggagtggggggcaggaacATACTGAGAAACGTTCATTATTTACTTAATCAACTGATGGAACGCTTCCATGTTGGTACTGAATCCTTTAGCCTTTTCAGGAATGGTCAGGTGACCATGATATTGCAACTCTTATTTATCTGGACAATATTTCTGTGCTAACTTTAACTATCTGGAATAAAGTCAAGAACCAGAAGAAGAGCAGGGCTTTGGACAGGCAGGAACAATGTCTGATTCACTGCTGCACCCACATGCCTGGTACATAGATACTTACTAAGTAGGAGTTgacacacttcctgatttcaaaacttcttATGAAGCGATGgtaatcaaaacggtatggtactggcataaaaaaagaaacacagaccgGTGGACTAGAACAGAGAGCCAGAAATAAGCCATCACATACATGATCAGATGGTTTTCCATGAGGGTGCAAAGActtttcaatggggaaaggacagtcttctTGAACAAAtactgctaggggcgcctgggtggcctagttggttaagtgtcggccttcagctcaggtcatgatcccagagtccagggatcgagccctgcatcaggctccctgctcagtggggagtctgcttctccctctgcccttcacatTGCTcatactctctcgctctctctctaataaatagaacctcaaaaaaaaaaaaaatactgctggaaatactggatatccacatgcaaaaggatgaagctggactctcttttttttttttttttaagattttatttatttgtcagagagagagagagagagaaagcacaagcagggggagcggcaggcagagggagaagcaggcttcctgccgagcaaggagcccgacgcggggctcgatcccaggaccctgagatcatgacctgagctgaaggcagatgcttaaccaactgagccacccaggcgtccctgaaactGGACTCTTATCAGATACCACAGACAAAAgttgactcaaaatggatcaaacacctaaacatgagacctaaaactataaaactctggcaaaaaacatggaggaaaaacttgacattggatttggcaatgatttcttagatgtgacaccaaaagttcaggcaactaaaataaaaacagaaaaactggacCGCATCACATTAAAAATACCTGAGTGTCACAGAATACAATCAACAGAATCAACAGAATATAAAGGCTACCtatggaaatgggaaaaaatcatacatctgatGAGGGCTTAAGAgccataatatacatatatatatataaaaagctaCAACTTaacaaaaaacaactcaatttaaacATGGGCATTCCtccaaagacacacaaatggccaacaagcacacaaagatgcttaacatcactaagcattagggaaatataagtcaaaatcacagtgaaatactacctcatacccattaggatgtctgctatcaaagaaacagaaaacgaCAAGTgttgggaggatgtggagaaattgggaggCCTCATGCCCAGGTGGTGGGGATACAAAATGAAGTACCttctacagaaaacagtatggcagttcctcaaaacactaaaaatataattactatatGATCTAACAATTCTGCTGTGATTATAcccaaaaaaattgaaagcagagtctcaaagagatacttgtacacccatgttcacaccagcactattcacaatagcaaagagCTCGAAGCAACCCAGCTCTttgtaaatggataaacaaaatgtggtatatacacacagtaGCGTAttactcagtcttaaaaaggaaattctgagacCTGCTACCGCACGGGTGAACATTGAGGACACCATGCAATGTGAAATACTGTacgattccacttacatgaggtatctagactagtaaattcatagaaacaaaaaatagaaaggtgAATGCCAGGAGCTAGGGGTCAGGGAGAAGTGGGGAGTTATTTAAAGAGTCcagagttttagttttttaagatgaaaagagttctggagatggggtgcacaacagtgtgaatgtacttaatactactgaactgtatgcttaGAAAAGACTAAgatgagggacgcctggctggctcagtcagttgagcatctgaagcatctgactcctggtttgggctcaggtcatgatctcagggtcgtgggatggaggcGTTGGCCTCTGcactgcttgtccctctccctccctttttgctcctcccctcactcactgtgctctctcttaaaaaaataaaatcttggggcgcctgggtggctcagttggttaggcgactgccttcggctcaggtcacgatcctggagtcccgggatcgagtcccgcatcgggctccctgctcggcgaggagtctgcttctccctctgaccctcctccctctcatgctctctgtctctcattcgctctctctcaaataaataaataaaatctaaaaaaaaaaaaaataaaaaataaaaataaaatcttaaaaatagttcAAGATTACATTTGCTTTTCCTCACAGGAAAGAATCTCTTCGCCTCAGCCTAGTCACTCTTTAAGGGTATTTTGTTAGCTCTCAGTGAAGAAGAAAACACTTAGCAGCAGTGGAGTGGAGTGGGAGGAGATTGGTTGGTGAGGGGTATTCAGAGAATATGCTCTTACAGTTGTACCAGCTTGATCGCAGTGGACACAACAGCTGACAGTCTGACAGGAGGGAGGACAAAAGCAAGATCCAAAAAGTACAGAGAACCGGAACCATTTAGAGTAGAGGTAAATATCCCTGTCTCAGCAGGCAATGCTGTTCAACAGAGTCAGAAACTTATGTTCATTATTACAATCCCCTCCCCCATGACACTGTCGAAAAATGGTATAGTTATGAAGAGTACTCTGTTTaacattcttattatttttttttcaagatgtaTTTACTTAATTTAGGGgtgctggatggctcagtaggctaagcctctgccttcagctcaggtcatgatcccagggtcctgggattgagttccccatcgggctctctgctcagcggggagcctgcttctccctctccctccgcctgccacttcccctgcttgtgctctttctctctctgtcaaataaataaaatcttaatttatttacttattttagtgaggtacaaagggcagagggagagagagagaatcttaagcagactccccaatgagtgaAGAAGGAGCTGAtgctgagatcgtgacctgagccaaaatacaAAAAGTACACTGTTTAAAAAGACATAGATATAagtgaataatatattttagaaaattcctATTGCACAAAAGTAAAGTGATTTGGTTTTGGTACATAAAAAAGGGAAGTTCAATTATCAGAAAACtcacttttattaaaaacttCACTCCAATAATATATAAAGAGGTTGTCACTGATACAAAGAATTGATGGAATTCTTtggtttatatataattttaattttcaacatGAGCACACAACCACAGTAACACAATTgaaatttatg
Above is a window of Neomonachus schauinslandi chromosome 3, ASM220157v2, whole genome shotgun sequence DNA encoding:
- the UPF3A gene encoding regulator of nonsense transcripts 3A isoform X7 — protein: MRSEKEGVGGSGVAVAARDLSGREKLSAGEVQFRRESPRREPEVPPASSFGSGGGTGKPREEKTTVLSKVVIRRLPPSLTKEQLEEQLHPLPAHDYFEFFTADLSLYPHLYSRAYINFRNPDDILLFRDRFDGYIFIDSKGLEYPAVVEFAPFQKIAKKKLKKKDAKTGSIEDDPEYKKFLETYCVEEEKPNANPETLLGDIEAKTRELIARRTTPLLEYIRNRKLEKQRIREEKREERRRRELEKKRLREEEKRKKREEERCKRKEADRQKRAAEREVRIKLLKKPEKGEEPTEKPKERGEEVDLGDGKREPCASCAVLKPTPLEGLLEEPRENALMSRLRYSLRLLELAVWMGR